In Leptolyngbya sp. O-77, the genomic window TTGTAACGACTCTGCCCAGCAGCGGCGCATACAAAATCCTGGCGCGATCGCCCTACGGCCAGGCCGGCACTTACACCGTCAACGTGCGTGTGGCGACCGCCTACGATTTGGCATTTTCGCGGGGCGTTCAGTTGAACCAGCAGGGTGACTATGCTGGGGCGATCGCCGCCTTTAATGAAGCCATTCGGGCCGACCCGCAAAATCCCGATGCCTATGTAGAACTCGGCGACTTGCTCTATGCCGAGGCGATGCGACTCAAGCCGGAGGAAGTTCGCAGCATTGTGTCTGCCTATGAACAAGCCGCCGCTGCCTACGAACGGCAGGGCAACCAGGAAATGGCGCAAATGCTGCGCGAGCAGATCGCCGCGATTCGCTCAGAGGTCAGCCCCGTCACCTCAGAGCCGCTGCCAGAGGGGGGCGTTCGATAGCTTGCCAAAAGGCTCTGTGGTTCGAGATTGTCGGCTGGAATGCCAAGCCCTGAAGTATCCAGATTTCGAGACAACGTAACGTTTCTTCTGCAAAGGCCGCGGCAGCGCGGCTTTTTTTGTGTTTGCGACTCTGCTTTATAGCCCCCTGTAGGGGTGTATCCAGCAGAACTTACCGTTTTGGGCACTTTCTGAGAGTATCGGTAGCAGCTTGGCACCCGCCGGGGTTCTCCGGGCACAATGGCTTGCCTGTTCGCGGTTCGTTGTTCTTGCGCCAGCTTTTTAAGAGGCAGGACACACGCACTGGCAACGAGATTGTCAAGTTTTGGATGATTTCTCGCAGGCCGCGCCTACAAGCAGGCCGCGCCTACAAGAAGTCAGACGACTGCGTAAGTCTAAGAGAGTTTGCTTTAGAAAAGCAGCTTAGCGCCTATCTGTAGAGCCAAACCTATCGGTGATCTTCGATGATGCGACTCCAGCGATTTTTCCCAGCGTTTTGCCTTGCGCTTTGCTCCACAGCCGCGCCGATGTTGCTGTTCAGCCCTGTGGCGATTGCCGCAGAGATCGCTCCGCGAATCGCCCAGACCGCTCCTGCCCAGCCCAGCCTGGTGCTTGCCGAAACCGTCCTGAACCCGACAGCACCCGATGTTGTAGAAGACTTGCTGGCAGAAGACCTGGACGTGCGGATCGACGGTTCGCCCACCATGTTGCCCATCAACCAGGCGCTGAAGAAATATTACGAACAAGAGGTCGCAGGCAGCGAAGTCACCATCGATGCCAGTGGCACGGAAGCAGCGATCGAGAAACTGATCGACGGTGAAATCGACCTGGCGGCGATCGCCCGTCCCCTCACCCGCACCGAAAAAGCGCAGGGGCTAAAGGAAATTCCCATCAGCCTGGAAAAGATCGCCGTCATCGTTGGCAAAAACAATCCGTTTGACGGCGTGCTGACGGTGGATCAGTTCGCCCAGATCTTTCGCGGCGAAATCACCGACTGGTCAGAAGTCGGCGGCGAACCAGGCGCGATCCGCTTCATCGATCGCCCGCTGGATAGCGACACCCGACTGGCGCTGGGCAAATACGGCATTTTGCGCGAGGGCGAGGTAGCGCTGGGCGAAAATGTGGTGCAGCTCGAAAAAGACGACACCGCCGAGGTGATTCGCCTGCTGGGCAAAGACGGCATCAGCTATGCGATCGCCAGCCAGCTTACCAACCAGACCAAAGCCCGCCCGGTGAAAATCGGCGTGCTGCAAGAAACCCTGCCCGAAGACGCGATTTATCCCTACACCGTGCCCCGTGGCTATGCCTATCGCGATGGCAGCGCGGCGATCGCCTCTTTTCTGGGACTGGCGCAGGGCGAAACCGGACAGTCGGCCATTGCCGCCGCCAAGCTAGAAGAGGCAAAGGCGATCGCCACCGGCCGCGTGGTCAAGAAAGTTGCGGAACCCGTGGTCGAAACCGTGGCCCAGGCAGCCGATGATGCCGTCGTGGCAGAGCGACGCGGACTTCCCGGCTGGCTGTGGCTGCTGCTGCCGCTGGCGCTGCTGGCGCTGGCGGCCCGCTGGCTGGGGGGCTGGCTGGCTAAGCGCGGCCCGGCGGTCAAGGATGTGCAGCAGTCGTCGATGGTTCCCCCACCTGCACCCAAGACAGAAACCCAGGTGGAACCTGTAGTTACGGAAACGGTGGAACCTGTGGTTACGGAAACGGTCGCCGTAGAACCCGTCGTTGCGCCGCAGCCCGTGATGGAACCCGTCGTTCCTGCGGAGCCTGTGGTCGCTCCTCGCGTGGTGGACGTGCCTACGCTGTTTATCCAGGCCTCCAAGCTGGTGGAAAGTGGCCGCTATGCCGAAGCGCTGCCCTACCTGGATGAGGTCGTCGAGGCAGAATCCAACGACGCGCAGATCTGGCTGAATCGGGGGCTGGCCCTGGCGGGGTTGGGCCGTCGAGAACCTGCTATCGAAAGCTTTGACCGGGCGATCGCCCTCCAGCCCGACCTCACTGAA contains:
- a CDS encoding tetratricopeptide repeat protein — protein: MRNRRFQYKRLGLLLALSTGLSCVSLGLPLQRALANGWILYQEGNLQPLVGTHTFAGTAGQTVAIALRVNGFTGAVTLIAPNGDEIASNEYYGRSGVPTIVTTLPSSGAYKILARSPYGQAGTYTVNVRVATAYDLAFSRGVQLNQQGDYAGAIAAFNEAIRADPQNPDAYVELGDLLYAEAMRLKPEEVRSIVSAYEQAAAAYERQGNQEMAQMLREQIAAIRSEVSPVTSEPLPEGGVR